The nucleotide window GCTTCGGATAAAGTATCACCACTTGTACATGTGCTTTTAACACCATatttctggctatcatcagacaATTTATTCCCTAATACACATTGCACAGCTTATCAGTTAAGATCAGCTTTACTCAGATAACAATAAAAATGGCAAGTACTGTTTAAAAACTTCCGTAAATGATAGATAGTATGAATGAACTACCTATTTCGACTTGTTTGGATCCTGTGACTGCATAGCTCTCCACACCCTGAACAATGTCCCTTTGTAAATGCTAGCAAGGATGCCAATGTTTAATCAGATTAAAAGGAAGGTAAATAGAGAAAAGGAGACAAGAAATATGCCTTCTTCATACTTTAGCAGCACGAGTCGATAAGTAAAGCTTTTCCATTCTCTGATGCAGTTTATTCTCCTGACTCATCTAATAGCCAAACGTGCTGGCGTGTGCGGCCACCGCCGTGGCCGCGGTGGTGTTCGTCGCGCATGCAGTGGTGGGTGTCGGGGCTGCGGCAGCCGCCGCGGACGCCGGCCCGGCCACCCTGGGAACCTGCGGCGGTTGGGTGTAGGCGGTCAGGCCGGCCTCGGGGAAGCGCCGGCGGGGCGGCGGCCGGGAAACCCTAGCCGCGTCCGTCGCGCCACCGAGTCCACCGTGCCGCCCCGTCTGCCTCGTCCGCCTCGTCCGCCATAGTAGGCCTTGGTACGGGCGAGAGGAGGGGTAGATCGAAGCGTCGGGAACTTGCATGCGCACGGGAGTGGAGGATCTACGTGGCCTAGCCGCCGCTGCCGTCTCCCAACCCCCCCTCCTGCTCCGGCggctccgcccggccgcgccgtgCGCCGCTGCCTCTTGCCTGTGGTGTGGGGGCGCGCCGCCGCCGATTTAGGCACTGTGCCATCACGGCCGGGAGGGCGAGGGCGCCGCCGTCGCGGCCGAGAGGGGTGAAGACGTGCTCCATGCTGGATCGAGCCGCTCCATGCCACTACCGGCCCCCCATGCAACCCTAGCCTCGTGGCCGGCGTCCGGTGGCCTGACGGCGTGGGGAGAGGAGTCGCGCCGCGTGGGAGGCGCGTGGGGAGAGGAGGAGTCGTGGGGAAGAGGGTGGCGGCGGGAGGAGTCGCGGGATCGGAGAAGAGTCACGGGTGCGCATGCGCGTGGGAGGTCCGCGGGAGGGCGGACACACTAAACGTCAGCCGTTggatttggatgagtaatgagagagaatgactaagagataatctggtgcatccgttttgatggtgttatattttctgggtGCATTCATGAATGTGAatgtagcataggtcatgactgtAGAGTAGGCATTTGttgtgtggctgtagatttattctaactggtgtattatagggtaTGGTagattataactatatatattgtaCGGTATGTTTAGTAAAGGAGTTCAAGTGTATTGTTATTTGTGTAAGACCGTGCACCTACGCTTGTTGAGGGGCCTTTGTTTTAGTTTTGTGAGCACGCATAAGCATGTCTAGTTCTACCGGTGCTCTTAGCTTCTTGTTATTTTGGAGAAAATTGTTCTTGTAATACCGTGGTGTATAATATTGACTCTGCCACTGTACATAAGAGAGCCTCGTGACATTACAAGTTTATCAAAAGGAGTAAATCACAAAGTTTGCCATGATTCTATAAGCCTATTCCCAATGTATTGTTTCATGTAATGTTCTTTAATTATGTCATGTCGTGTGAAGATATATTGACACAACAAATCTCATAATGTGGTTGGTTATTAAGAACTACCGCCTCGTTTCTAGAAAGAATGCGATTAAACTTCTTAAATTCAaaccattttttttttgtaaaaatactaatatttatattACTAAATAGGTATTGTTAGTTCTTCCATGAGATGTATTTTTTATGGTATACATATTTAaagtcataaatattgatattatttttAAAAACCTAGCTAAACATAACATAGTTTAACTCAGATCGTTCGTGTCTTTTTTAGGAGTGAGCTGAGGTAGTACTAGTCAATAATTATTTGTTGCATTTTATGTGTCCATGATTGTGGGCCCAAAGTTGATGTACAATTTCTAAACCTTAGTTTTATGTCCAAATTGTATCATCTCTGTATTAACTGCTTTATTCTCTCTTCTTAAAACTCATGCCACAAATAGTTTTACTTTGTACGGTACTCATAAAATAAGTATGGCATTGTAACTTGCCTTAAGAGGTTGCCATACTAAATAAAAAAAGTTATAAAATTCATTTGAGCGGCGCTTTTAGTTTTAGGTGTAAAGGGAAAGGGGTGATACTCCTGTTCCGTTAATCTAGTTCTATTGTATATCTCTAAAATGTCTTTATAAATCCAAATCAACTGTCAATCAAATGATATGCGGGTTTAGTCATTTAGTGTATGTATGAAAGTTGCATCAATAGTTTTGCAATAAAGGGAGTTTTAATACGAGTTGAGTTTGTAGCAATTGCAAATACAATGAAAGAGAAACTATATATGTTAAAATCTACATTGCAATATTTTTCTCCTAATAAGGAGGCACTAAATTAATGTGCATTTTGAGTTCCTCTCTCTGTTTTTAATATTTTATCATGCTAGCTTTGTTCTAAGTTAAGCAGATATATTTTTTATCTTCAAtttctatacatacatatagttTAACAACGTGAAAattatatactataaaaataGCTCTCATGATTGTATCTTAAAACATAAATAATATGATACCAAACTATATTAAATCATAGAAATTGAAgattaaaataaaaatatttaaccTAGAATAAATCGAATAACGAAACGGAGGGACAATTTTGCAAATGCCCACGTAAAGAAAAACTCAGTTCAAGTGAAACAGTTGTCGTCCGAAATGTCAacaactagggccttgtttagattaaggttaggaatcagtattcggcactgtagtactttcgtttgtatttgacaattattgttcagtcatggcctaactaggctcaaaagattcgtctcgtaatttacaatcaaactgtgtaattagttattttttttatctatatttaatacttcatgcatgtgtctaaagatttgatgtgatggagagagtgaaaaaacttgcaatctccCCTgtgctgcactgcactgcatAATAGTCGCTGGAAGTTGCGGCAAATTCAGACGGACCAATTGGTCGCGATGGGAATCATGTCATGCGTGAGAATCCTGTTCTCAAGCCGGCCTACCTGATTTGAGATGTCGCCGAGTGCGATCGGTCGTCGGAAAGGAAGGACGGGAAGTGCCTTCACGTGGCTCGGCGTGGACCTGTCGCTCTGGTAAATTTCTCGATTTTCCGTGACCATCTGTTTGTGTGAGAAACTGCTTGCCGGCCAGACGTGAGAGGAGGGGTTCAAAAGGTTTTCAGCTTCCGCCGGTGTCGCTGACGGAGACGGACGCCAAGCAATCCGTAACTTGCACCCTTCCGGCCCTGTGGATTGCGTTTCGACCGCGGCGTTCGCGTGGAGTGGAGCACCGTGGATGACGCTGGACCTCAGGCCAAGCATATGCGCGGCGCCGTGCCCGTGCGCCCACGAACACGAGCGCACCATCACTCCCCGGCAGTTGGCATTCGCGGGAAAATGGGAAATATCTCGGGGGCGCCCTCGTAGAGTCGTAGATGATGAGGAGACAGAATCATGGAACCAAACCGTGGCAGTGGGTGGCGCTCCGGCCTCCAGGGCGGCACTCGTGCCCACCGCCCACCGCCACCAGGGCAGGCCGGCAGGGAGCCAAGGAGGGCCTCGGGCCTCGGGCCCCGGGCTGTccattgctttttttttttttttttctgttttctgCCTTTTGCCGCCACTTGGCTCACAGCCTCACGCTCGCCCAGCTGCGTCAGCTTCCGTGGGTGCGCGCAGATATTTTTATTTTCAAAGTTCGCGCAGAGATATTTTTCCCTAACGGGCGCAAGATCTTTTTTCCGGATCAACGCTTTTGGCGGCAGGGAGGGGCATACACTTCTGGACGGACCGGTCGACGGTCGACCGGTGGCAGAGGTCGCTTCGGACGTCGCCATCGTGGTATAATATCTAGAAGCCGAGGCCGGGCCAGATCTACACTTTCCGTGGTTGAGAACGCCAGGGCTTCGTCGACTTGTCGTACCGTCCGAGCATCGAACGTTCTCACGTCtcaagaggagtagaggaggaggctGGAGAGGCGGAGGCAAAAGCGGATCCGGCCGCAGACCAGCGAAAAAGAGGGCGAAACGAGAGGTGGACCTGCGTCTGGCCGCTGGCTGTGGCTGGCACGGACTGTGGCGTCTGGCCACCATTCACCAACGCGCGATCCGTGCGCGCGTGCGTGCTTGATGAGTGGAAACGTGGA belongs to Miscanthus floridulus cultivar M001 chromosome 4, ASM1932011v1, whole genome shotgun sequence and includes:
- the LOC136552185 gene encoding uncharacterized protein isoform X2; translated protein: MVRSCSWAHGHGAAHMLGLRSSVIHGAPLHANAAVETQSTGPEGCKLRIAWRPSPSATPAEAENLLNPSSHVWPASSFSHKQMVTENREIYQSDRSTPSHVKALPVLPFRRPIALGDISNQGVESYAVTGSKQVEIGNKLSDDSQKYGVKSTCTSGDTLSEAATYFAKARSHMEKECGNSAESIWHKDYPTCISKDADGVAKAEKKSLASYASLASFSLVASPDESSANHADNYLFIRSLVLTYNLRWLF
- the LOC136552185 gene encoding uncharacterized protein isoform X1, with protein sequence MVRSCSWAHGHGAAHMLGLRSSVIHGAPLHANAAVETQSTGPEGCKLRIAWRPSPSATPAEAENLLNPSSHVWPASSFSHKQMVTENREIYQSDRSTPSHVKALPVLPFRRPIALGDISNQHLQRDIVQGVESYAVTGSKQVEIGNKLSDDSQKYGVKSTCTSGDTLSEAATYFAKARSHMEKECGNSAESIWHKDYPTCISKDADGVAKAEKKSLASYASLASFSLVASPDESSANHADNYLFIRSLVLTYNLRWLF